From the Oncorhynchus nerka isolate Pitt River linkage group LG20, Oner_Uvic_2.0, whole genome shotgun sequence genome, one window contains:
- the LOC115101962 gene encoding scavenger receptor cysteine-rich type 1 protein M130, whose translation MWFLLLLWYASSPHLSSTQVEDRLILQGGDGPCEGYVEVFHDGKWGIVGDQKWQLNNEKVICKSIGCGTSISSKDILLKKVRSTTWMNEVECNGNEKYLWDCMFPGWNRSSNAKDTVKRITCSDKIQLELESLPGFRCAGTLRYKKMSMGKAKETGYFCNPKWDKKQADIVCEHLKCGQSKGLPSARMFSEIENHVVLKPTHCNNTEHQKHIWQCITSPKVVCTEPVSVICSDHHNFRLQGGSNVCSGQLEVEEDEGVWKPVCQSQYKLNKSSDDLCSHMRCGKSHSQENMVCDSSKNISLDCTDKVNISLLKDDQSQNVNHCFGSVHFNHSGTLEAVCSTNWDEKDGRVVCRELGCGEVVLVSSGSKLQKDGKHDLVDCKDSEASLWHCLAMHYKNPTSCRKASVICSGSVKVRLSDGPGRCAGRVEIQHEGVWKSVRESNWKKENSKVICNQMICGDALANTDSFIQGTSQVLNNEVTCTSNSKSISNCIKSTKKQPQQQDRNKMLICQEHAVVFLTGDCSGKVGIEQAGKTYWLSGSNATFDRQTAMVVCQQMDCGDATSFTFESTSGTTDLWKYSYNCLERKKSLFDCERSEHLSNHSIVSVVCSGSKIVRLKVHTKDEGECWGKVEVCLDGACGGVCEDAWTDKESDMLCKNLDCGSAIYPLSYLRKSQSASDKITISSVHRTQQTTNISQCNMVKNVDRSYCKDKPAYVVCSGSVKARLMEHRERCSGNVQVFYQGNWSPVCKTALNNKDVQNTICREQGCGHGVKPLSFFGPSSADSGAVVSGLTCSANSNSSAECTVTKTNNQQCPLGGLQCSEWRRMMLKLGNGTCEGYAFVYSEADSRAVSSDGWTETESKALCKELGCGAYIKHTAKEKADYHDLLWGKKYSCKGERKSIWDCELNDRPSLNQSIYLQCQDNPTASLGETGNCSGEVMLNNLPVCYDNWSESHSKIVCQEQQCSNSISFEEIDKGSRGEAQFVSCIGSESYLGQCKTKIGKCGRGLVSVSCAGGVKFNSTQKCGGNIKVLYRGTWESVCLPNLFSQEGRLLCKELGCGIPQKLNPDQIEQSEEEKEGKIIPETSLKCSNENRNLQHCVIKKNECKTPGVIYCEGYPIKVPIPPIPINRYVGLSLGLLSLVMVVALCLFMRRRFVTRFKSRFSMRKVSAFESGDYEDVETNGSELFGPMEMRDLKSHESESGGDKENGRRSTASSLSYDDIAEEENVPAQPASSGEDGTSSPGPGAGPSATHEHATYEVEEDQQESYDDVVSMITPAETREEIAEVHERPKPKCLAIHDDEDYLAPDGQK comes from the exons ATGTGGTTCCTCCTACTGCTCTGGTATGCATCATCCCCACACCTGTCCTCCACTCAAG TGGAAGACAGGTTGATCCTGCAGGGTGGGGATGGTCCATGTGAGGGCTATGTTGAAGTCTTCCATGATGGGAAATGGGGTATTGTGGGTGACCAGAAATGGCAGCTGAATAATGAGAAGGTAATCTGCAAGAGCATCGGCTGTGGGACATCCATAAGCTCTAAAGACATTCTGTTGAAGAAGGTTAGGTCTACCACATGGATGAATGAGGTGGAATGCAATGGAAATGAGAAGTATCTATGGGACTGCATGTTTCCTGGGTGGAACAGAAGCTCTAATGCCAAAGATACAGTCAAAAGAATCACATGTTCGG ATAAGATTCAGCTTGAGCTTGAGAGTTTGCCTGGGTTTAGATGTGCTGGAACTCTCAGGTACAAAAAAATGTCAATGGGGAAGGCCAAAGAAACAGGCTACTTTTGTAATCCGAAATGGG ATAAAAAGCAGGCTGATATTGTGTGTGAACATCTCAAATGTGGCCAATCTAAAGGTCTCCCATCAGCCAGAATGTTCTCAGAAATTGAGAATCATGTGGTCCTCAAACCTACACATTGCAACAACACAGAGCATCAGAAACATATCTGGCAATGTATAACCAGTCCTAAAGTGGTATGTACAGAACCTGTCTCCGTGATTTGCTCAG ATCATCACAACTTTCGTTTACAAGGTGGAAGCAATGTCTGTTCTGGACAGTTGGAAGTGGAAGAGGATGAAGGTGTTTGGAAACCTGTATGCCAAAGCCAATACAAGCTGAACAAATCAAGTGATGATCTGTGTTCACACATGCGGTGTGGCAAAAGTCACAGTCAGGAAAACATGGTCTGTGACAGTTCCAAAAACATCTCACTGGATTGTACAG ACAAAGTCAACATATCCCTGTTGAAAGATGACCAAAGCCAGAATGTCAATCATTGTTTTGGGTCAGTACACTTCAACCACTCTGGCACCCTGGAGGCTGTGTGTTCTACTAATTGGGATGAGAAGGATGGACGAGTTGTGTGCCGAGAGTTGGGTTGTGGAGAGGTTGTGTTAGTCAGCTCTGGGAGTAAACTCCAGAAAGATGGAAAGCATGACCTAGTAGATTGCAAAGACTCTGAGGCTTCACTGTGGCACTGTCTGGCCATGCACTATAAGAACCCAACCTCATGCAGGAAAGCCAGTGTCATCTGCTCAG GTAGTGTGAAAGTGCGTTTGTCAGATGGCCCTGGGAGGTGTGCTGGAAGAGTAGAGATTCAGCATGAAGGGGTGTGGAAGAGCGTCCGTGAAAGCAACTGGAAGAAGGAAAACTCCAAAGTGATTTGCAATCAAATGATTTGTGGTGATGCTTTGGCTAATACTGATTCCTTCATTCAAGGAACAAGTCAAGTATTGAACAATGAGGTGACCTGTACTAGTAACTCTAAATCTATCTCTAACTGTATCAAGTCAACCAAGAAACAGCCACAACAACAGGATAGAAACAAGATGTTAATCTGccaag AGCATGCGGTGGTGTTTCTGACGGGGGACTGCTCTGGCAAGGTGGGCATAGAGCAAGCTGGGAAGACTTACTGGCTGTCTGGGTCTAACGCCACTTTTGATCGTCAAACTGCCATGGTGGTGTGTCAACAGATGGACTGTGGGGATGCTACCTCATTTACCTTTGAATCCACTAGTGGAACCACTGATTTGTGGAAATACTCTTACAACTGCCTGGAAAGGAAAAAATCCCTTTTTGACTGCGAGCGGAGTGAGCATCTGTCAAACCACAGTATAGTCTCTGTCGTCTGCTCAG GTAGTAAAATAGTACGCCTGAAAGTTCACACTAAAGACGAGGGAGAATGCTGGGGAAAGGTGGAGGTGTGCCTCGACGGAGCGTGTGGAGGTGTTTGTGAGGATGCCTGGACGGATAAGGAGTCTGACATGTTGTGTAAAAACTTGGATTGTGGATCAGCCATCTATCCTCTGTCCTACCTGAGAAAATCACAATCAGCTTCAGACAAAATCACCATCAGCAGTGTGCACAGAACCCAGCAGACAACTAACATCAGTCAGTGCAACATGGTCAAAAACGTTGACCGGTCTTACTGTAAGGACAAGCCAGCCTATGTTGTTTGCTCAG GAAGTGTCAAGGCCAGGCTAATGGAGCATAGAGAGAGATGCTCGGGTAACGTACAGGTGTTCTACCAAGGAAATTGGAGCCCTGTCTGTAAGACTGCCCTAAACAACAAAGATGTCCAAAACACTATCTGTCGAGAGCAGGGTTGTGGACATGGTGTCAAACCTCTCTCGTTCTTTGGCCCTTCATCTGCAGACAGTGGGGCTGTTGTGTCAGGCCTCACCTGTAGTGCAAACAGCAATTCTTCGGCAGAGTGCACAGTTACTAAGACCAACAACCAACAATGTCCCCTCGGTGGTCTCCAATGCTCTG AATGGAGGAGAATGATGTTGAAGCTAGGGAACGGGACTTGTGAAGGGTACGCGTTTGTGTACAGTGAAGCAGACAGTCGGGCTGTCAGCAGCGATGGTTGgactgagacagagagcaaggctTTGTGCAAAGAATTGGGCTGTGGAGCCTACATAAAACATACTGCTAAGGAAAAGGCAGATTATCATGATCTCTTGTGGGGTAAGAAGTACAGCTGTAAAGGGGAGAGAAAAAGCATCTGGGACTGTGAACTAAACGACAGGCCCTCTCTAAACCAGTCGATCTACTTACAGTGCCAAG ATAATCCCACAGCAAGCCTGGGAGAAACAGGTAACTGCTCTGGGGAGGTGATGCTAAATAACTTGCCAGTGTGTTATGATAACTGGAGTGAGAGTCACTCCAAAATAGTATGTCAAGAGCAGCAGTGTAGCAACAGCATCTCATTCGAAGAAATCGACAAAGGAAGTCGAGGTGAGGCACAGTTCGTCAGCTGCATTGGATCGGAGTCCTATCTCGGACAGTGCAAAACAAAAATAGGAAAGTGTGGTAGAGGATTGGTTTCTGTGTCCTGTGCAG gtGGTGTGAAATTCAATTCAACTCAGAAATGTGGAGGGAACATTAAGGTATTGTATCGAGGCACCTGGGAGTCGGTATGTCTACCGAATTTGTTCTCACAAGAAGGTCGATTACTTTGCAAAGAGCTAGGATGTGGCATTCCTCAAAAGCTCAACCCGGATCAGATTGAACAGTCAGAAGAGGAAAAAGAAGGAAAAATAATACCAGAGACATCTCTCAAATGTTCCAATGAGAATCGCAATTTACAGCACTGCGTCATCAAGAAGAATGAATGTAAAACACCTGGTGTAATCTACTGTGAAG GTTATCCAATCAAAGTGCCCATTCCACCGATCCCCATCAACAGGTATGTTGGTCTTTCCCTCGGACTGTTGTCTCTGGTCATGGTGGTTGCCCTCTGTCTCTTCATGCGAAGACGATTTGTAACCAGGTTCAAGT CGAGATTCTCAATGAGAAAAGTGTCTGCTTTTGAGAGTGGAGACTATGAGGACGTGGAAACCAACGGAAGTGAACTATTTGGACCAATGGAAATGAGAGATTTGAAAAGCCACG AATCAGAGAGTGGCGGAGACAAAGAGAATGGCCGGCGAAGTACTGCGTCTTCCCTTTCTTATGATGACATTGCTGAGGAGGAGAATGTCCCAGCTCAACCAGCATCCAGTGGAGAAGATGGAACCAGTAGCCCAGGCCCAGGTGCTGGACCTTCTGCTACCCACG AACATGCTACCTACGAGGTGGAGGAAGATCAACAGGAGAGCTACGATGATGTGGTGTCAATGATCACGCCAGCTGAGACCAGAGAGGAGATTGCAGAGGTCCATGAGAGACCCAAGCCCAAATGCCTGGCGATCCATGATGACGAGGATTACCTGGCGCCTGATGGTCAGAAGTGA